The genomic window TCCGAGAGAGCGAAATAACCCAGGATGTGTTCAATGATCTGATTAATTTAAGAAGGTTGAATATATTGGATAATCACATCAAATACAATTCGAGTGCAGCTTTGCCAAAGCCGCCATTCGCTCGCCTTTCTCTCCTGGAGAGTCTCATCATGTCGGGCCAACACAGCAAGGCCAAGCACTACTTGCCTCGCAACTTCCTGCAAGGTTTGACCAACCTCTTAGTCTTTGATACCAGGAACGTCCAGCTCTGGACCTTGCATCAAGATATGTTCAAGTACACTCCTCTTCTGCAGAAGCTGGACATCAGCTCAAACGACCTCGGGGATGTCTCGCCACATTTGTTTGCCCCCATCCAGAACCTTCAAAGCCTCTACATTTCCAGAACAAGTTTTCAGTCGCTAGATTTTTTAAAGGAGGCCAATCTTACCAAGCTGGAGTTCCTGCAAGCACGAAAGAACCAATATTCAGTCATCACTAAGGAACAGCTGGAAGACCTTCCTGCTCTGGCTTATCTGGATCTTCAAGGCAACAGTTTCACCTGCGACTGCGACAACGCTTGGTTCATCCAGTGGGTAAACGACACCAAAACGCAAGTTTATGACGCCGATAACTTTGTATGCAACTACCCCCCGAACCTTAAAGGCTCCAAGCTCCTGGACCTTGACATCCGATCCTGCTCCGTGGACATTGAGTTCCTTTACTTCATCTCCACCACATGTGCCATCCTCTTGTTCATGCTGACCACCTCCACCTACCATTTCCTGCGATGGCAGCTGGCTTACGCCTATCACCTCTTCCTGGCTTTGCTGTACGAGAGGAAGCACGGGAACACGCAGCCTCAGTGTCTCTACGACGCTTTTGTGTCCTACAACGCCCACGATGAGGCCTGGGTCTTCAGAGAGCTGCTGCCCAAACTGGAGGGGGAACAGGGCTGGAAGCTGTGTCTGCACCACAGAGACTTCCAGCCAGGTGAGGACACGCTGTTGTAGTACCGCCTCCACTCCAGCTGATGTCACGCTGACGCTAAGGTTCATCACCAACAGGGAAGCCCATCATTGACAACATCACTGAGGCCATCTATGCCAGCAGGAAGACCATCTGTGTGATCAGTCGGAGATACCTGGAGAGCGAGTGGTGCTCCAGGGAGATTCAGGTGGCCAGGTAAAACTCTGTAGTTTGCTCCACTTTGGAGGGGAGAGGCACTGTTTCTTTCAAATTTTTCTATGGATttggcatgttcttcccgtgtgtacatgtgttctcccattccaaaaacatgcatgttgggttcATTGGAGACTGTAAATTGTTTATAGgaattaatgtgagtgtgaatggttatttgtctatatgtaccctgccTTTGTCtagagaccagtccagggtgtaccccacctctcgtctgaagtcaattgggataggctccagcatagccttgcgaccctagtgaggaacagcagagaaaatgaatgaattaactaataaaagttaaaaaaaattaaaaaaggaatTTGCACATCTTACCATAGTCGCagaccccccacacacacacaattcacaCAAGCAATGTTTAAGAACCCCGAAAATTAAATCAATTCTATCCCATTTCTAACAATTCCTTAAAATTCCACCCAATAACATTCAAAACTTTTAATGTTTCCCGAGCTTTTACATTtgacattacatttacattagaCATTTCTTGAGCTTTGCCAAATGTcggtcagtcagctacagacgtgGGATTTGTACGTttggtcattttgttttttcatgctaacctagcatgttatgcTTGGacgctagctagcatgctagccttgctaatgtttgtgtcctcTTTCCCGCCATTTAAtattatgttgttgtatgtCTTACAATGGACAAGTCACAAACCTTGCCGAATGtctgtcagtcagctacagacgtgGGATTTGTACGTttggtcattttgttttttcaggcgaacctagcatgttatgcTTGGacgctagctagcatgctagccttgctaacgtttgtgtcctcTTTCCCGCCTTTTAACgttatgttgttgtatgtcTTACAATGGACAAGTAACAAACCTTGCCAAATGTCTGTCATTCAGCTACAGACGTGGGATTTGTACGTTTGGTCATTTTGCTTTTTCAGGCTAACCTCGCATGTTATGCTTGGacgctagctagcatgctagccttgctaacgtttgtgtcctcTTTCCCGCCTTTTAACgttatgttgttgtatgtcTTACAATGGACAAGTAACAAACCTTGCCAAATGtctgtcagtcagctacagacgtgGGATTTGTACGTTTGGTCATTTTGTCTTTTCAGGCTAACCTCGCATGTTATGCTTGGacgctagctagcatgctagccttGCTAACGTTTATGTCCTCTTTCCCGCCTTTTAACgttatgttgttgtatgtcTTACAATGGACAAGTAACAAACCTTGCCAAATGtctgtcagtcagctacagacgtgGGATTTGTACGTttggtcattttgttttttcaggcTAACCTCGCATGTTATGCTTGGacgctagctagcatgctacccttgctaacgtttgtgtcctcTTTCCCGCCTTTTAACgttatgttgttgtatgtcTTACAATGGACAAGTAACAAACTTTGCCAAATGtctgtcagtcagctacagacgtgGGATTTGTACGTTTGGTCATTTTGTCTTTTCAGGCTAACCTCGCATGTTATGCTTGGacgctagctagcatgctagccttgctaacgtttgtgtcctcTTTCCCGCCTTTTAACgttatgttgttgtatgtcTTACAATGGACAAGTAACAAACCTTGCCAAATGTccgtcagtcagctacagacgtgGGATTTGTACGTttggtcattttgttttttcaggcTAACCTCGCATGTTATGCTTGGacgctagctagcatgctagccttgctaacgtttgtgtcctcTTTCCCGCCTTTTAACGTTATGGTGTTGTATGTCTTACCAAGCTTCCGCCTGTTCGACGAGCATAAGGACGTCCTAATCCTGGTCTTCCTGGAGGACATCCCCGTCTATGAGCTGTCTCCTTACTACCGCATGAGGAAGCTGCTGAAGAAGCGGTCCTTCCTGAGCTGGCCCCGGGCCGCCCAGTGCACTGACCTGTTCTGGGAGAAGCTACGCCAGGCTCTGAAGGCGCAACAAGATCCGGGTGGGGAAATGCTGCTGCTGACTGTAGACGACAGAgcgccatgatgatgatgatgatgatgatgatgatgatgatgatgacagtgaTGGAGGTGATGGCCTATAGGGGGCGCCACTCATCAtgataactaaataataaataaataccatcCATTCAAACAGACAGGggtggtgtgaaaatgtgtttaataaattAACAGGCAATAGCTTTTTCAACATTTGAGAACTCCAGTGAATAGGAAGATGTGAGGACGTTACAAAGTATTCCAAATACTACACTTTGCTGTTTATAAAACAGAGCTTATTTGACTGTGCTTCTGTGCTACAGGAAGTGGTTGTAACTAGAGATTGTGTTCATGCTGCAGCGGCGGTCATATTGGCCTGTTTTGGGCCTCTGTGCTCTTCCTCCTGCGCTCACTGCCAGGAAAAGAACATTGCTTGGACATATGTTTCAAGTGAATCCAAAAAATATGCAGTATGGTATACTCACTCGATGCACCTCATCCCTCTTTGGGTCCAGTTCCTGGACGGGTCGGCGCACACGAACCTGCCGGGCACGTGGAAGCTGGGAAGACCAGAAAGAGGAACCGTGGAAAATGAGTGCACTGGAGGAATTTGGCTTGTTGATTAACCCAaggttatatttatttagtgcACACGTCCTGGCCAAGGTTCCCCCCTGACAGGAGCAAAAGATTCTACTATATGTTACAgttttgtaaatgtttattattttttatttattcattcacggAGGTTGGTAAACTCACATGACAGCGTTGATGTCGCAGGACTTGCCCATGCTCTGGATGGTGTAGCCCAGCAGTCGTTGGCATGGCAACTTGATGTCATGGTACCTCAAACAGCAGCTGGCTGGAGTCAAAGATGCTACGTTTagattgaaaaataacaaagtCCACGTTTCTTTACCAGAGCCGAGGTGGCTCGCTCTCACCTGACTGTGTTCTTCCAGTGAAGGTCATAAGGACGAGGAGCGATGTCAGGAGATACACCTTGTGGCCTTCCATGCTGCCGCTGTAGTGGTAAGACGTGTTGGCTGTGTTGGGTGAAAATGTGTCGTTGTGAGCGGCCACCCGGCTCCTTAAGTAGGATGTCTCTCTGCTGGGCTTTTGTCTGCGTCAGAGGCGTGCCGTCATGCTTGTGCAATGGCATGTGCCATTGTTGTCAACCTTGGGAGGAAGCCAGGAGTGAGAGCAGAGGTGATCGTCTTCGACTGCATGGGGATGTCCTTGCGTGGGTGTCGAGAAATTACGAAAAGGATCACAGGTTCTATCCGGGCCTGGGTAACATTCAAAGGTCGCAGAGAAACCTCAGCGTGGGCAAAGTGTCACTTCTTTATACGCTTGTATGCCACTTGCTATTGTTTAAATGTTACTTGAAGAATGTCCTGTACAGTTAGCACAAGTTTTAGAATGGTCTCTTTGCCTTCAAGTGTATTAGACTACTAAGATTACTACTAAGATTAGATTACTACTACATACTactacatactactactactatatattACTACTATAACTACTATCTAATTTATGGCAGCACGTCAGAGGGCTAAAAAAAGATGCCTGCTATAATTAGTAACAGATTAGCAAGGTGGAAATATCCCGGCATGGCCTGTGTACTCATGTTGACGTAAAGTATTTCCTTGATGATGCAAGCATTGAAGGCAGGCGATTTCTTGCACTGATGTGCCgctcctttttttatttatcttcatTATCTTAACTTTGGACCAAAGCTCTGCCTCAATgagccattgtgtgtgtgtgtaacttgATTTGTTGCAACACAAGCAGTACAATTAGCGGAAAAATTCATGACACAATTGATGACACGttcaatttgtttttaaacatgagCTCACCTTTTGTCTGAACAGGTAAATGAGTGACTTAGCTAAACCGTGGTGAAAAAAACTCCCAAAGGAACTGTTGTGGCAAAAAAAGGAGGTCACAATGCCGGCAATAGTTCCCCAAAATAACATTTCCTTGACATCATTCAGGTTTAGTGCGGATCTGGATAAATGTGTCACTGTTGGGGTCCATGTTTGTTATTTTGCTGAGTTGCCATgaatttaaaacacatttttgtggtaaaatatgtattttaaagaCAGTTGAAATTGGAATATACAtcattctgcattgtgtttgGACAAACAAGTGCTGCATAAACACACACCCTGCACAAAGAAAGcgttgagggaaaaaaaaatccccggCTTTTATGTCCCGATTGGCACAGTAGATTTATCACGGGAATGTTTGACGTATTGCGGACCACTTACATCGTAAACCACACCGCCTCTGTATATCTAAATCACCTGTCTTCCGCTCCATCTTTGATAGCGTCCATGTGACACAATTGTTGTAAGAATGACGTCCATGACTTTTGGCCTGCCGGCTTCGTCCTGTGATGTTATTTCATACATTCCGACACATTCCAACATCTTTTTAGCTAACAACAATAGACAATCCAGAA from Doryrhamphus excisus isolate RoL2022-K1 chromosome 21, RoL_Dexc_1.0, whole genome shotgun sequence includes these protein-coding regions:
- the LOC131109228 gene encoding C-C motif chemokine 20-like; translation: MEGHKVYLLTSLLVLMTFTGRTQSASCCLRYHDIKLPCQRLLGYTIQSMGKSCDINAVIFHVPGRFVCADPSRNWTQRGMRCIDERRRKSTEAQNRPI